Sequence from the Myxococcota bacterium genome:
GCTTGGTAGCGCGTCTGCATGGGGTGCAGAAGGTCCCCGGTTCAAATCCGGGCGCCCCGACCAGTAGAGCCGCGCACCGGGCTGGAACGCGACCCGGCGCGCGTCGGCCCCGAAGACGGGCGGCTCCCGATCACCCTGGCAGCGAGGCAGGGAGCTCGCGGCGAGCGCTCCCCCAGTGACTCGTGCCTCCAGTCGGCTAGCTGACTCTGCGGACAGAAGACCTGTCTCCGCTCCTGTGACTGGCTTGCCGCCCCGCGCTCGGCATCAAGGGCGTCCATCATCCCGCCGATAGCGCCGCCGAGTATTACAAGACACTCAGGAGGCTCGGCGATGAAGGCGACCGCTCTCGTGTTGGTGACTCTGTTGTGCCCTCTTGTGACACAGGCCAAGCCGCTGTCGATGCCGAAGCCTTTCGCAGAATGTCGCGCGGACTTCGACGCGGCGATCGCCAAGGCCAAGAAGGATCGGCGCGGCTACCGGATCACGATGGACACCAAGGAAGTCGCCGAGCTCAAGGTGGAGACCGAAGGACACGGGACACTGACGGTGACCTGCATCGCCCTGACCAACACCATGTTGATCGACTCCACGAAGCCCAAGGAGGCCTGGGAGAGGTGACCTAGCGGAGCAGGAGCCGCACCAGCAGCACCGCGCTGATCGTGAGTCCGATCGCGACCACCAGGCGGCGCACGATCGCCTGTCCGAGTCTCTTCGCCATGCCGGCGCCCGCGAAGCCGCCCAGCACTCCGCCGGCCATCATCACCAGCGCGTAGCGCCAGTCGACGCGGCCCGCGAGCGTGAAGGTGATGGCGGCCAGGCCGTTGATGCAGACGGCGGCCAGGTTCTTGAGCCCGTTCATGCGGTGGATGTCGGTGAGTCCCAGGAGCGCGAGCGAGGCCAGCATGAGGATGCCGATGCCGGCGCCGAAGAAGCCGCCGTACAGCGCGACGACCAACTGGAACGCGGAAACTGCGGCCAGGTGGCCGATGCCGCGGCGGTCGCCCTGCCCCGGCTCGGTGAGTCGCGCGGACCAGCGGCGGATCGGGTCCTGCGCCATGAACAGCACCGTAGCGCCCAGCACGAGCAGCGGCGCGAGCTTCGCGAACGTCGCGTCGCCCACGCGGTCGGCGGTGACTGCGCCGATCACCCCGCCGATCAAGCTGGGCAGCGCCATGGCGGCGAGCAGGCGGCCCTCGCCTCGGATCTCCTTGCGGTAGCCCCAGAACGCGCTCATCGAGCCGGGCACGAGCGCCATGGTGCTGGTGGCGTTGGCAGTCACTGCGGGGACGCCGGCGGACAGGAGCGCGGGGAACGTCAGCAGCGTTCCGCCGCCGGCGATCGAGTTCACCCCGCCCGCGCAGAACGCTGCGGTGAAGAGCACCAGGTCCGTGAGCACGCGCGGGGTTTTGCCACACGGACGAGTCCACTGCAAAGCGATAAGCTGCGGCGCTCGAGGGACACCCCCTCAGGAGGACGACGAATGATCGGTTACACGACGCTGGGGACCAATGACATCCAGCGCGCGGCGAAGTTCTACGACGCGCTGCTCGGCGAGTTCGGCGCCAAGCGCGCGATGGAGACCGACCGGCTGATCCTCTGGGCGACCGGCCCGGGCCAGCCGATGCTGTCGGTGATCAAGCCCTACGACGGCAAGCCCGCCACGGTGGGCAACGGCGTGATGGTCGCGCTCCTGGCCAAAGACAAGAAGCAGGTCGATGCGATCTACAACAAGGCGATCTCGCTCGGCGGCAAGGACGAAGGCAAGCCCGGTGACCGCGGCGGAGGGTTCTACGCCGGTTACTTCCGCGACCCGGAC
This genomic interval carries:
- a CDS encoding sulfite exporter TauE/SafE family protein, coding for MLTDLVLFTAAFCAGGVNSIAGGGTLLTFPALLSAGVPAVTANATSTMALVPGSMSAFWGYRKEIRGEGRLLAAMALPSLIGGVIGAVTADRVGDATFAKLAPLLVLGATVLFMAQDPIRRWSARLTEPGQGDRRGIGHLAAVSAFQLVVALYGGFFGAGIGILMLASLALLGLTDIHRMNGLKNLAAVCINGLAAITFTLAGRVDWRYALVMMAGGVLGGFAGAGMAKRLGQAIVRRLVVAIGLTISAVLLVRLLLR
- a CDS encoding VOC family protein translates to MIGYTTLGTNDIQRAAKFYDALLGEFGAKRAMETDRLILWATGPGQPMLSVIKPYDGKPATVGNGVMVALLAKDKKQVDAIYNKAISLGGKDEGKPGDRGGGFYAGYFRDPDGNKLNAFFMG